In one Populus nigra chromosome 12, ddPopNigr1.1, whole genome shotgun sequence genomic region, the following are encoded:
- the LOC133669912 gene encoding benzyl alcohol O-benzoyltransferase-like: MTKSYDRRRGADVPSILPACERDILNARLTPRVTCTHNEDVDDEDDAEDNIRQFDGVAHRRFFISPKELSNLGTMIPSLLSRCTALEVLSACAWRCYTIASRSNPKAKEKGSSNKLTTVGELCQNPLGYALELIRDTKAVVTEEYMRSLADLMVIKRQPKGLELCQMLEE; this comes from the exons ATGACAAAATCATATGACCGT CGAAGGGGAGCTGATGTTCCTTCAATTCTTCCTGCGTGCGAAAGGGATATCCTCAATGCTAGGCTTACACCCCGCGTTACATGCACACACAATGAAGAcgttgatgatgaagatgatgccGAAGATAACATCCGCCAGTTCGATGGCGTGGCCCATCGCCGTTTCTTTATTAGCCCCAAAGAACTATCCAACCTCGGCACAATGATTCCTTCTCTTTTAAGTCGTTGTACAGCCCTTGAAGTATTGAGTGCATGCGCGTGGAGATGCTATACTATAGCATCTAGATCAAATCCCAAGGCAAAGGAAAAAGGTAGCTCTAACAAGTTAACAACTGTTGGTGAGCTTTGTCAAAACCCATTGGGGTATGCCCTAGAGTTGATCAGGGATACCAAGGCTGTAGTAACTGAGGAATACATGAGATCTTTGGCAGATCTAATGGTGATCAAGCGCCAGCCTAAAGGATTGGAGTTGTGTCAGATGTTAGAAGAATAG
- the LOC133668908 gene encoding uncharacterized protein LOC133668908 — translation MGQVLDKFHGKQWREKQIRLIADKAYNHIKKHSGSANLTFEDLYIAVLLVYNDINKRLPGPHFDPPSKEQVRAMMQECDMNLDGELNHEEFVKFMQQLTADTFIVVSQGLIITLVVAPTVAMATKKATEGFPGVGKVVRKLPTSIYASLVTLAIVWFQTARQDVD, via the exons ATGGGACAGGTCCTAGACAAATTTCACG GTAAGCAGTggagggaaaaacaaataaggttGATTGCAGACAAGGCGtataatcacataaaaaaacattcggGAAGTGCTAATCTCACTTTTGAAGACCTGTATATTGCTGTTCTACTTGTGTACAA TGATATTAACAAGCGCTTGCCTGGTCCCCATTTTGATCCTCCTTCGAAAGAGCAAGTCAGAGCCATGATGCAG GAATGCGATATGAACCTTGATGGTGAACTTAACCATGAAGAATTTGTGAAGTTTATGCAGCAGTTAACCGCAGACACGTTCATTGTGGTTAGTCAGGGGTTGATTATCACTTTGGTTGTGGCCCCAACAGTTGCCATGGCAACAAAGAAGGCTACCGAGGGTTTCCCTGGTGTTGGAAAGGTGGTGCGAAAATTACCCACCTCAATCTATGCATCCCTCGTTACTCTTGCAATTGTGTGGTTTCAAACTGCACGTCAGGATGTTGACTAG